The Thalassomonas actiniarum genome contains the following window.
ACCACAGACAAAGGCAGCACCATTAAGAGCATCATGCCGCCTCAAGCTGAGCATGGCGGCGAATCTGCTATTTTGGCGATAAATAACAACCGGGTGGCGGTAGGTTATGCCAGCACAGGGCTTAATGTCCAGGCCCGGGAATATATTGAGGATGAAAGCGGCGGCTGTGCCGATCAGGCGAAGCTTGAAAGTATTCCCTATCAGGCTTGTGTACAAGAGCGCAGGCAGGGTTTATACCATTTAAGTGCCTATAAATGGGTCTTAGATGAAAATGGCGAGGTGAGCTCAAGTGAAAATCTTGGCACTTTGGTAACCCCCCACGGCGAGGATGAGCGTGTTTATATCGCCAAGGCACAAGCGATCAACAACCTTGGTGTCGCCGTGGGCTTTGCCCATGGCTGGTGGGATGAAAAGGAAACCGAGCCGGCGGCAAGAGAAAGCCGCAACACCTATGCCGTTGTTTATAAAGACGGGGCGGTGAAAGATTTTACCGGAGATCACAGTCAGTATTATAACTCTGAGGCTGTTGATATCAATGATCAGGGGATTGCCATAGGGCATGTCTGGACCAATATCAGCGGTGAGGCCCGCAGTAAATTCTATTATGTCGATACCAATGCCGATGATATGCAAATGGTACTGCCGCAGGATTTTTTTACCGGCTCTTCCAGTGTTGCCCGGGCGATTAATGAAAGCGGCATGGTCGTGGGAAACGGGGAAGTGGAAACCCATAATGCCAGCAGCATTGATCCCAATGAGCCCAACCCGCGTCGCCGTCATGCTTTTTTATATGATCTTAACCAGGATAGGTTCACTAATATCAATGATCTTTTACCCTGTGATTCGCCGTACACTGTTATCGAAGCCTCAGATATCAATGTTGATAATGAAATTTTTGCCAATGCAATAGTGAAGGTGGATCGCCGGGATGCCAAAGGAGAGCTGATGCATGATGCTGACGGTGTGGTGGATAAAGAAGATGTCGTCAGGGCAGTCAAGCTGGTGCCGATAGCGGGGGAAGCAGAAGCTTGTAATGCCGCGGTGGAGCAAGTGCAGCGTCAGGGGGCTGGCTTGTCTCTGCTATTGCTTTTTGTCCTGTTTAGTTTCGCTTTACGCAGCAAGCTAAATTTTAAAGGTTAAGGGCTGTTAAAGTGTTATATCGTGTAACAGTGCCTTAAACAGATAAAAACCCTCATCGATGAGGGTTTTTTATGTTATCTGGCTTGGGCAAAAAATTAGAAACTTGCCGTATCCGTGAATAAACCGACTTTTAAGTCTTTGGCGGTATAGATTTCGCGGCCGTCAACCAATACCGAACCATCGGCGATGCCCATAAATAATTTACGCTTGATCACACGCTTAAGGGTAATTTTATACGTGACTTTTTTCGCCGTCGGCAAGATTTGTCCGGTAAATTTAACCTCTCCGACACCTAAGGCGCGGCCACGGCCCGGTCCGCCGGACCAGCCAAGGTAAAAACCGACTAATTGCCACATGGCATCCAGGCCTAAACAACCGGGCATGACAGGGTCGCCTTTAAAGTGGCAGTCAAAAAACCAAAGATCCGGAGTAATATCAAGTTCTGCGATGATTTCGCCTTTACCATGTTCGCCGCCATCGGCATTGATAACATTGATGCGATCCATCATTAACATGTTGTCAGAAGGTAACTGGCTGTTGCCTTCACCAAACATTTCCCCGTTAGCGGTTTTGATCAGATCTTCTTTGCTATACGCACTTTTTTGTTCCATGAGCTCACTTCAAAATAAGATTATAATAATTTCAGGGCGCTACTTTAGCGAACACTTGTACACTAAACAACTCGGAGCAGTGAAAAAAATTGCAAAAAGTTGAGTTATGCGTAACCATTGTTTCTCTATCAGGCAGTAAAGGAGAATAAAAATGACCGAAAAGAAAGCACCGTTATCAAATGCCGAAAAGCAAAAGCGTTACCGAGAACGGCAAAAAGAGGGCGGAAAAAAAGAAATGCGCGGCTATTTAACACCGGAGGCGTTAAAGTGTTATCAATTGATCGCCGAGCAAACCCAGTGGTCAGACAGCGTGATTTTAAGCAATGCGGTGCGTTTGACTTATGCTGCCTATAAGAACGGACAAATCGCATTATTAAATAACTGGTTGAACAAACATGACTTATAAAAGCCGCCACGGATCCTGTTTTGCAAATCAGCCCAAGTGCAAACCGAGCTGCAAGCATAGTGACAGCAAACAAGACAGTGAAATAAATGCTGAAATTTGATTGTGTTAACCCGGCATTCACTATATTCTTAACAGATTAGGAATCTAGCAGTAGTTAACATCATACATACCTAAAAGGTGCTACCCCGTTGATAAATGTTTTATTAGTTGATGATCATGAATTAGTCCGGACCGGTATCCGAAAAATTCTCGATGAAGTCAAAGGATTGAAAGTAATAGGAGAAACTAAAACGGGAGAAGAAGCTGTACAGTTTTGCCGTAAAAATGAGCCCGATGTGGTGTTAATGGATATGAATATGCCAGGTATTGGCGGCTTGGAAGCAACCAAGAAGATTATCCGTTATGCTCCCGATGTTAAAGTGATCGTGCTGACGGTACATACTGAAGACCCGTTTCCGACTAAAGTGATGCAAATTGGCGCTGCCGGTTATCTGACCAAAGGTACCGGACCGGATGAAATGGTGAATGCCATCCGGGCGGTGAATAGCGGTCAACGTTATATCCCGGCAGAAATTGCCCAGCAAATGGCGCTGAGTCAGTTTAAGTCGGTGGAAGAGAATCCGTTTAATGTTTTGTCGGAGCGTGAATTGCAGATCATGTTGATGATCACCCGGGGAGAGAAAGTGCCCCATATTTCCGAACAACTGGCATTAAGCTCTAAAACCATTAACAGTTACCGTTATCGTATGTTTGAAAAACTCAATGTCAGTAATGATGTTGAATTGACCCATCTTGCGATTCGCCATGGCATGTTAAAAACCGAAAAACTCTAGTCTTGTCTGAAGTATCTCCATTGTCTGATAAAGAGTCTGATCAAAAGTCTGATAAAGAGACTGAAAAAAAGCCCGACAGCAAGCTTGAGCAAAAACCTGATATCGTATCCGATACCAGGTTTGATGCCAAAGCCTTCCTCGCCTCGGTAACCGAGCAGCCGGGTGTTTATCGTATGTACGATAAAGATCGGCAGGTGATTTATGTCGGTAAGGCCAAACAGTTAAAGAAACGTTTGGCCAGTTATTTCCGCAAAGATGTCGGCAGCACTAAAACCAAGGCCCTGGTCGGGCAAATTCAGGCGATAGATGTTACGGTCACCCATACCGAAGGGGAGGCGCTGATCCTTGAAAATAACTATATCAAGAAGTATCAGCCCAAATATAATATTCTGCTGCGGGATGATAAATCCTATCCCTATTTATTGATCAGCGATCATAAACACCCAAAACTTGGGCTGCACCGCGGCGGCAAACGCCAAAAAGGGGATTACTTCGGTCCTTTTCCCACCGTAGGCGCCGTGTGGGAGAGCTTACGCTTGATGCAAAAGCTGTTTCCTATCCGTCAATGTGAAGACAGCTATTACCGGGCAAGAAGCCGTCCCTGTCTGCAATATCAGCTGGGCCGTTGTTCAGCCCCTTGTGTCGATAAAATCAGCGAAGACGATTACCGGCAGCAGGTGAGATTAGCAAAACTTTTCCTGCAGGGGAAAAGCTCAGATGTCATTGATGTGCTGGTGAAGCAGATGGAAGCAGCCAGCGCCCGGCTGGAGTTTGAACAGGCGGCGAAGATTCGCGATCAAATCGGCACTTTGCGTAAAGTACAGCAACAGCAATATGTTTCCGGCATGGTGGCGGAAATGGATGTGGTAGGGCTGGCGCGCTTTAAGTCCCAAGTCTGTGTACATCTGCTTTTTATCCGGGATCATAAAATACTGGGCAGCAAAAGCTACTTTCCTGCTGTGCCTGGTGATGCCAGTAACAGTGAGATTACCCGTGCTTTTGTCGGTCAGCATTACCTTAACCGGGAAATTTCCCAAGGCAATATCCCCAAAGAAATCGTCGTCAACGAAGACTTTGAATTAAGCAGTGAAATTGCCCGGTTATTAACCGAGCAGGCCGGCTATGAAGTAAAAATTGCCACTAAGGTCCGCTCGGAAAGGGCGCAATATTTAAAACTTGCCTGTACCAACGCCGAAAATGCCCTGGCGAGTCGCAACAGCCATAAAGAGTCGATGCAGGCTCGTTTTACTGCCCTAAATGAGGTGTTTGAGTTGGCCGGCGGTATCAATCGCATGGAATGTTTTGATATCAGCCATACCATGGGCCAGCAAACCGTGGCTTCGTGCGTGGTCTTTAACCAGGAAGGACCGTTAAAAAGTGATTATCGCCGCTATAACGTGCATGGCATCACTCCGGGAGATGATTATGCCGCCATGGCGTTCGCCCTGAGCAAGCGTTATAGCAAGATCAGTTCAAGCGATAACCTGCCCGATATTGTCTTTATTGACGGCGGCAAGGGACAACTGGCCAAGGCGGAAGACTTCTTTCATCACTTGATTCAGGACAATGCCCTGGAGAAAACGCCGTTATTGGTGGGGGTGGCAAAAGGGGAGTCGCGCAAACCGGGGCTGGAAACCCTGATCCTCGGCGGCAGCCACCAGCTGATTTCTTTACCCGGCTCTTCACCGGCCTTGCATCTGGTACAGCATATCCGGGATGAGTCCCACCGGTTCGCCATTACCGGCCACCGGGCAAAACGGCAAAAAGCCAGTAAAAAGTCCACACTGGAGTCTATCCCGGGCATAGGCGCCAAGAAACGCCAGGCATTATTGAAATATCTGGGGGGAATGCAAGAAGTAAAACAGGCAGATCGCCAGGCATTAGAAAAAGTGCCGGGGATCAGTAAGGCGCTGGCAAAAAATATTTATGATGCATTACATGACAATTGATTAACGATCTGTGTAAAATGAAAGAAAAAATACTGCACTAAGTTATCTATGTGGACAATCCCCAACCAAATCACCTTTTTTAGAATTGTATTAATACCTGTATTCCTTATTGTTTTTTATCTACCTGTTTCCTGGCATCATTTCGGTGCTGCATTTATCTTCTGGCTTGCCGCCATCAGTGATGCGCTGGACGGTTATCTTGCCCGGCGGTTAAAACAATCAACCGCTTTTGGCGCTTTTATTGATCCTGTGGCGGATAAATTGATGGTAACCGCGGCTTTAGTCATTATCGTGCAGGACTATCATCAGTGGTGGATTTCAATCCCGGCGCTGATCATGGTGGCACGTGAAGTCTTTATCAGCGCGTTACGGGAATTTATGTCTTCCCGCGGAAAAAGGGATGAAGTGGCGGTATCTACTATGGGTAAATACAAAACCGCTGCGCAAATGTTGGCATTGATCGGCCTTATCTGGCGTCCCGACTACGATATTCCCCTGATCCTTTTTAATTTCCCCCAGGAATTATTTATGTTCATCGCTTATGGCTTATATTTTATTGCCACTGTTTTAACGTTCTGGTCTATGGTGACCTATTTCAGAGCAGCCTGGCCTGAACTTACGGCGAAAAAACACCCGTAATTTCCGTGTTCTAGCTAAAAAAACATCATATTAGCCGCTTTTTAGGCAGTCGAAATAAAATTGAAATTAAATGGTTGACTCGCGAATATATCAATGTAGAATGCGTTCCCAGTTGACAGGGAGTCAACAGATGAAGCGGCTGTAGCTCAGTTGGTAGAGCATCACGTTGCCAACGTGAATGTCACGAGTTCGAGTCTCGTTAGCCGCTCCAGTTTCTCTTTTAAAGAGAAGATTCTAAGGAATACTACTCAGCTCAGTGTTGATGAAACGGCGGGTTGGCAGAATGGCTATGCAGCGGATTGCAAATCCGTGGATCTCGGTTCGACTCCGGGACCCGCCTCCATTTGCCCGGGTGGTGGAATTGGTAGACACAAGGGATTTAAAATCCCTCGCTGGTAACAGCGTGCCGGTTCAAGTCCGGCCCCGGGTACCATTTCATCATGCTCAGGTTGAGAGTGAAGAAGACAAAGAAGAAGTTTATTGCGGCTGTAGCTCAGTTGGTAGAGCATCACGTTGCCAACGTGAATGTCACGAGTTCGAGTCTCGTTAGCCGCTCCAATTTTCTTTAAAGACTTCCCTGGTAATAGGTAAGCATTATGCGGCTGTAGCTCAGTTGGTAGAGCATCACGTTGCCAACGTGAATGTCACGAGTTCGAGTCTCGTTAGCCGCTCCAAATTTTTGCAGTTCTTTTATAGAAGAGTTGCATCGGATAGGGTAAGAAAAACTGCCTGATATAGGGTTGAACAATAAATGTCAACTCTCCACCTCAGTACGCAGTCTTATTATCCGCTCCACATTTATTTCTTACTGCTTGTTCGTAATGAATGTAGGTGAAGTGACAGCTTTGCCCGGGTGGTGGAATTGGTAGACACAAGGGATTTAAAATCCCTCGCTGGTAACAGCGTGCCGGTTCAAGTCCGGCCCCGGGTACCATTTCATTATTTGAATAAGTTCGGTAAGTAGAAAAAGAATTATGCGGCTGTAGCTCAGTTGGTAGAGCATCACGTTGCCAACGTGAATGTCACGAGTTCGAGTCTCGTTAGCCGCTCCAATTTACTACCTTTTCGTTAATTTAACGATACGGCCAGTGAAAACTGTGCCCGGGTGGTGGAATTGGTAGACACAAGGGATTTAAAATCCCTCGCTGGTAACAGCGTGCCGGTTCAAGTCCGGCCCCGGGTACCATCTTACTGTTTAGCTAATATGTAAGATGTAAATAAAAACTGAAGAACAAAATGCGGCTGTAGCTCAGTTGGTAGAGCATCACGTTGCCAACGTGAATGTCACGAGTTCGAGTCTCGTTAGCCGCTCCAACTTATTTTACTGCTTAACGTTAGTGATAACGGTAGGTAAAGCAATGCTTTGCCCGGGTGGTGGAATTGGTAGACACAAGGGATTTAAAATCCCTCGCTGGTAACAGCGTGCCGGTTCAAGTCCGGCCCCGGGTACCATCTTCATTAACAAATAAGTTAAGTGAAATGTGGGTTGGGATTCAGTAAAGTGAAGCGGCTGTAGCTCAGTTGGTAGAGCATCACGTTGCCAACGTGAATGTCACGAGTTCGAGTCTCGTTAGCCGCTCCAACATTCAGGGTATGGGTGTTGTACAGGATAAAGCTAAAAATGGCGGGTTGGCAGAATGGCTATGCAGCGGATTGCAAATCCGTGGATCTCGGTTCGACTCCGGGACCCGCCTCCATTTAGCGATAAGAAGCGAAGAGTCTCTTGGCTGTTAGAGAAAATATGCAAAGCGGCTGTAGCTCAGTTGGTAGAGCATCACGTTGCCAACGTGAATGTCACGAGTTCGAGTCTCGTTAGCCGCTCCATTTTCTTAAACCAATTAACTACCTTTCGTTTAAATTAACGAATAGGCAAGTAAAAGCTTTGCCCGGGTGGTGGAATTGGTAGACACAAGGGATTTAAAATCCCTCGCTGGTAACAGCGTGCCGGTTCAAGTCCGGCCCCGGGTACCATCTCAACGTTTGTTGAGATGTAAAATCAGGATAAAATTTAGTTCTACATGCGGCTGTAGCTCAGTTGGTAGAGCATCACGTTGCCAACGTGAATGTCACGAGTTCGAGTCTCGTTAGCCGCTCCATCCTCTCATCTAATATTAACCATTCAATAATGGTTCACTGCTTCTTTAGCTGTTCTATTCAAATTCTTGTAAAACATAAGATCAAACTTGCGACATCTGCTGCTTACTCCTTTGGTGATTAATCAATAAATTCAACAGAATCATGCATTTTTACTTTTGTGCCGGCCATGCTTTCTATTTCTTTATTGGCGTTTACTAAAACTTAATTTGCCAGCTATGCTGATAACATCCATCAGCAGACAGGAAGTTGTCGCATAACAACCTCATTAACTTTGCTTCAGGCTATTGGCGGTCTGGGAATTTTCCTGCTTGGTATGATCATCATGACCGAAGGTCTGCATGCCCTGGCAGGACCTGCCATGCGCAGGGCATTAAAGACTTTTACCCGAAGCCCTTATTCCGGCGCCGCGACCGGTGCCGTTTGCACCGCTATTTTGCAATCTTCCAGTGCGACAACCGTGGCTGCTGTCGGTTTTGTCGGTGCCGGCCTGATCAGCTTCTCCGGTGCCTTGGGCATTATTTTTGGCGCTAATATCGGTACAACCATTACCGGCTGGCTGGTGGTATTGCTGGGTTTCAAATTAAAGCTGGGCACTTTGATCTTACCGGTTATTTTTTTAGGGGCAATATTGAAATTATTTGCCCGAAAACACCTGGCAAGCCTGGGTTTATCAATGGCAGGTTTTGGTTTGATTTTTGTCGGCATTACCATGATGCAACAAGGCATGGCAGGAGTGGAAAATTTGCTCACTCCGGCACAATTTCCGCCTGATAATTTTACCGGACGCCTGAAGTTGGTTGCTTTGGGGATTTTGATCACTGTGATTACCCAGTCTTCCAGTGCGGGTGTCGCCGCAGCCCTTACCGCCCTTTATGCCGGGGCAGTGAACTTTAATCAGGCGGCGGCCCTGGTTATAGGTATGGATGTCGGCACCACTATTACCGCACTGATGGCAACCATAGGAACCTCTGGAGGAGCGCGAAGAACCGGCTGGGCACATGTTGTCTATAACCTGCTAACGGCAATAGCGGCATTGCTTTTACTAACCCCTTATACCTGGGCATGGCAATATTTTGCTCCGGGTCAGCTACAAGTTAACGGCGAAATCGCCCTGGTGGCCTTCCATACCTTTTTTAATGGTACCGGGGTGCTGTTGGTTTTACCTTTTAGTGAACACTTTGCCCGGTTGATGATGAAAATAGTGCCGGATGTCTCATCTCCTTATACCAGGCAGTTAGAGACAAGTTTATTGTCTGATCCGAGTATTGCCGTAAATGCGGTATTTTCTTCAAGTCAATTGCAGTTAATAGACTTGATCATACATATCAAGAGGTTATTGGCGCAGAACTTGGATGCATCAATGAGTGATTTAGCGGCTTTACAAACAGCGTTGGCAAAAACCCGCTCGTTTGTCGATCGTATCCATTTAGAGCAAACGAATCAGGCAGAATGGTCTAAGCTATTGGCAATGATACACTTTTTAGACCATCTCCACAGGT
Protein-coding sequences here:
- the uvrC gene encoding excinuclease ABC subunit UvrC — translated: MVSDTRFDAKAFLASVTEQPGVYRMYDKDRQVIYVGKAKQLKKRLASYFRKDVGSTKTKALVGQIQAIDVTVTHTEGEALILENNYIKKYQPKYNILLRDDKSYPYLLISDHKHPKLGLHRGGKRQKGDYFGPFPTVGAVWESLRLMQKLFPIRQCEDSYYRARSRPCLQYQLGRCSAPCVDKISEDDYRQQVRLAKLFLQGKSSDVIDVLVKQMEAASARLEFEQAAKIRDQIGTLRKVQQQQYVSGMVAEMDVVGLARFKSQVCVHLLFIRDHKILGSKSYFPAVPGDASNSEITRAFVGQHYLNREISQGNIPKEIVVNEDFELSSEIARLLTEQAGYEVKIATKVRSERAQYLKLACTNAENALASRNSHKESMQARFTALNEVFELAGGINRMECFDISHTMGQQTVASCVVFNQEGPLKSDYRRYNVHGITPGDDYAAMAFALSKRYSKISSSDNLPDIVFIDGGKGQLAKAEDFFHHLIQDNALEKTPLLVGVAKGESRKPGLETLILGGSHQLISLPGSSPALHLVQHIRDESHRFAITGHRAKRQKASKKSTLESIPGIGAKKRQALLKYLGGMQEVKQADRQALEKVPGISKALAKNIYDALHDN
- a CDS encoding DUF3466 family protein — its product is MDKLAKSILAVALSGGLLFTSVNAAIYRVIETGEKTELEYTFAQKENALGEKALAGAGIYNFPVQYQYFKDDDFDNIKAYAKVNHERVIDLHDLQDFTALKAGTATANDLAWVKLWLLAIGDLKYQKVGDSAVLAQLNGELEEIVIFDSPFADGQLTRSTTNVVSGITDEGWIFGSASAPYLPLDFIETDNNEVTYWLRDFTRRGFLTTDKGSTIKSIMPPQAEHGGESAILAINNNRVAVGYASTGLNVQAREYIEDESGGCADQAKLESIPYQACVQERRQGLYHLSAYKWVLDENGEVSSSENLGTLVTPHGEDERVYIAKAQAINNLGVAVGFAHGWWDEKETEPAARESRNTYAVVYKDGAVKDFTGDHSQYYNSEAVDINDQGIAIGHVWTNISGEARSKFYYVDTNADDMQMVLPQDFFTGSSSVARAINESGMVVGNGEVETHNASSIDPNEPNPRRRHAFLYDLNQDRFTNINDLLPCDSPYTVIEASDINVDNEIFANAIVKVDRRDAKGELMHDADGVVDKEDVVRAVKLVPIAGEAEACNAAVEQVQRQGAGLSLLLLFVLFSFALRSKLNFKG
- a CDS encoding Na/Pi cotransporter family protein; the encoded protein is MLQAIGGLGIFLLGMIIMTEGLHALAGPAMRRALKTFTRSPYSGAATGAVCTAILQSSSATTVAAVGFVGAGLISFSGALGIIFGANIGTTITGWLVVLLGFKLKLGTLILPVIFLGAILKLFARKHLASLGLSMAGFGLIFVGITMMQQGMAGVENLLTPAQFPPDNFTGRLKLVALGILITVITQSSSAGVAAALTALYAGAVNFNQAAALVIGMDVGTTITALMATIGTSGGARRTGWAHVVYNLLTAIAALLLLTPYTWAWQYFAPGQLQVNGEIALVAFHTFFNGTGVLLVLPFSEHFARLMMKIVPDVSSPYTRQLETSLLSDPSIAVNAVFSSSQLQLIDLIIHIKRLLAQNLDASMSDLAALQTALAKTRSFVDRIHLEQTNQAEWSKLLAMIHFLDHLHRLHHRCDEEVFQVKSLVSLQQLANIRPDVLQHLESLVVHLQHERWHQAHQLARDLRLQLTEQLGPVRNKIMTDIALGKITVPRATEYMEALRWLQRITNHLARSVYHCREFSAQE
- the pgsA gene encoding CDP-diacylglycerol--glycerol-3-phosphate 3-phosphatidyltransferase yields the protein MWTIPNQITFFRIVLIPVFLIVFYLPVSWHHFGAAFIFWLAAISDALDGYLARRLKQSTAFGAFIDPVADKLMVTAALVIIVQDYHQWWISIPALIMVAREVFISALREFMSSRGKRDEVAVSTMGKYKTAAQMLALIGLIWRPDYDIPLILFNFPQELFMFIAYGLYFIATVLTFWSMVTYFRAAWPELTAKKHP
- the uvrY gene encoding UvrY/SirA/GacA family response regulator transcription factor; this encodes MINVLLVDDHELVRTGIRKILDEVKGLKVIGETKTGEEAVQFCRKNEPDVVLMDMNMPGIGGLEATKKIIRYAPDVKVIVLTVHTEDPFPTKVMQIGAAGYLTKGTGPDEMVNAIRAVNSGQRYIPAEIAQQMALSQFKSVEENPFNVLSERELQIMLMITRGEKVPHISEQLALSSKTINSYRYRMFEKLNVSNDVELTHLAIRHGMLKTEKL
- the fabA gene encoding bifunctional 3-hydroxydecanoyl-ACP dehydratase/trans-2-decenoyl-ACP isomerase, whose product is MEQKSAYSKEDLIKTANGEMFGEGNSQLPSDNMLMMDRINVINADGGEHGKGEIIAELDITPDLWFFDCHFKGDPVMPGCLGLDAMWQLVGFYLGWSGGPGRGRALGVGEVKFTGQILPTAKKVTYKITLKRVIKRKLFMGIADGSVLVDGREIYTAKDLKVGLFTDTASF